A stretch of Gossypium hirsutum isolate 1008001.06 chromosome A06, Gossypium_hirsutum_v2.1, whole genome shotgun sequence DNA encodes these proteins:
- the LOC107961804 gene encoding two-pore potassium channel 3 isoform X2: MENDPLLLYASPRKKPTPPTPLFPLPEHDEVSLPVSLTPSELKDRLIFGPSPPPSSLSPIDSSPIFDALASSLQSPRPSSSSSSPQDTVVNLQDPLSQPTQLNSPTPAPASWLIDPDFIWEKSNLHRSKTAPAMAVLNDVIRSSIPKPQLGSQSIESYLLRTVEHEGQKKDSARSYIIDVKKGRMRIRMKVGLALGVVVLCIGIGVGVMHFVERLGWLDAFYLSVMSVTTVGYGDRAFKTLPGRIFAAIWLLVSTLAVARAFLYLAEARVDKRHRTMAKWVLGQDMTVSEFLAADIDNNGFVSKSEFVIYKLKEMGKVSEKDIMQISEKFDRLDAGNCGKITLADLMEHHH, from the exons ATGGAAAATGATCCTTTGCTTCTGTATGCAAGTCCCCGGAAGAAACCAACGCCGCCCACACCTCTCTTTCCCCTCCCTGAACACGATGAAGTCTCTCTCCCTGTCTCTTTAACTCCATCTGAGCTTAAAGATAGACTCATCTTTGgtccttctcctcctccttcttCCCTTTCTCCCATTGATTCTTCTCCCATCTTTGATGCCTTAGCTTCATCTCTTCAATCCCCCcgaccttcttcttcttcttcttctcctcaaGACACTGTTGTAAATCTCCAAGACCCTCTTTCGCAGCCAACCCAACTTAATTCACCCACTCCAGCACCAGCTTCATGGTTAATTGACCCAGATTTCATATGGGAAAAATCCAATCTTCACAGGTCCAAAACGGCACCTGCCATGGCTGTTTTAAATGATGTCATCCGCTCTTCAATTCCCAAACCTCAACTGGGGTCTCAATCCATT GAGAGTTATTTGTTGAGAACTGTTGAACATGAGGGTCAAAAGAAGGACTCTGCGAGATCTTATATAATTGATGTCAAAAAGGGGAGGATGAGGATAAGAATGAAGGTGGGATTGGCATTAGGAGTTGTGGTTCTTTGTATTGGAATTGGTGTTGGTGTTATGCATTTTGTTGAGAGGCTTGGGTGGTTGGATGCTTTTTATCTTTCTGTTATGTCGGTCACTACAGTTGGCTATGGGGATAGAGCATTTAAGACATTGCCTGGTAGGATTTTTGCTGCTATTTGGTTGCTTGTTTCCACTCTGGCTGTTGCTCGAGCGTTTCTGTATTTGGCTGAGGCTAGAGTGGATAAGAGGCATAGGACAATGGCGAAGTGGGTGCTTGGACAGGACATGACTGTCTCGGAGTTTCTTGCCGCTGATATTGACAACAATGGTTTTGTGAG CAAATCCGAGTTTGTGATATACAAGCTCAAGGAGATGGGGAAGGTATCAGAAAAAGACATCATGCAGATCAGCGAGAAGTTCGATAGGCTAGATGCTGGCAACTGTGGGAAGATAACTCTTGCTGATCTTATGGAGCATCATCATTAA
- the LOC107961804 gene encoding two-pore potassium channel 3 isoform X1: protein MENDPLLLYASPRKKPTPPTPLFPLPEHDEVSLPVSLTPSELKDRLIFGPSPPPSSLSPIDSSPIFDALASSLQSPRPSSSSSSPQDTVVNLQDPLSQPTQLNSPTPAPASWLIDPDFIWEKSNLHRSKTAPAMAVLNDVIRSSIPKPQLGSQSIVRQAFVLLVLYLTLGVVIFWFNRHNFLGNETHPVVDALYFCIVTMCTIGYGDIIPNSVATKLFSILFVLVGFGFIDILLSGMVSYVLDLQESYLLRTVEHEGQKKDSARSYIIDVKKGRMRIRMKVGLALGVVVLCIGIGVGVMHFVERLGWLDAFYLSVMSVTTVGYGDRAFKTLPGRIFAAIWLLVSTLAVARAFLYLAEARVDKRHRTMAKWVLGQDMTVSEFLAADIDNNGFVSKSEFVIYKLKEMGKVSEKDIMQISEKFDRLDAGNCGKITLADLMEHHH from the exons ATGGAAAATGATCCTTTGCTTCTGTATGCAAGTCCCCGGAAGAAACCAACGCCGCCCACACCTCTCTTTCCCCTCCCTGAACACGATGAAGTCTCTCTCCCTGTCTCTTTAACTCCATCTGAGCTTAAAGATAGACTCATCTTTGgtccttctcctcctccttcttCCCTTTCTCCCATTGATTCTTCTCCCATCTTTGATGCCTTAGCTTCATCTCTTCAATCCCCCcgaccttcttcttcttcttcttctcctcaaGACACTGTTGTAAATCTCCAAGACCCTCTTTCGCAGCCAACCCAACTTAATTCACCCACTCCAGCACCAGCTTCATGGTTAATTGACCCAGATTTCATATGGGAAAAATCCAATCTTCACAGGTCCAAAACGGCACCTGCCATGGCTGTTTTAAATGATGTCATCCGCTCTTCAATTCCCAAACCTCAACTGGGGTCTCAATCCATTGTAAGACAAGCTTTTGTGCTTTTAGTCTTGTATTTAACTTTGGGTGTTGTTATCTTTTGGTTTAATAGGCATAATTTCTTGGGTAATGAAACTCACCCGGTTGTCGATGCATTGTATTTTTGTATCGTGACAATGTGCACAATTGGATACGGTGATATTATCCCTAATAGTGTGGCAACCAAGTTGTTTTCAATATTATTTGTGTTGGTCGGATTCGGTTTTATTGATATTTTGCTTAGTGGGATGGTTAGCTATGTACTTGATTTGCAGGAGAGTTATTTGTTGAGAACTGTTGAACATGAGGGTCAAAAGAAGGACTCTGCGAGATCTTATATAATTGATGTCAAAAAGGGGAGGATGAGGATAAGAATGAAGGTGGGATTGGCATTAGGAGTTGTGGTTCTTTGTATTGGAATTGGTGTTGGTGTTATGCATTTTGTTGAGAGGCTTGGGTGGTTGGATGCTTTTTATCTTTCTGTTATGTCGGTCACTACAGTTGGCTATGGGGATAGAGCATTTAAGACATTGCCTGGTAGGATTTTTGCTGCTATTTGGTTGCTTGTTTCCACTCTGGCTGTTGCTCGAGCGTTTCTGTATTTGGCTGAGGCTAGAGTGGATAAGAGGCATAGGACAATGGCGAAGTGGGTGCTTGGACAGGACATGACTGTCTCGGAGTTTCTTGCCGCTGATATTGACAACAATGGTTTTGTGAG CAAATCCGAGTTTGTGATATACAAGCTCAAGGAGATGGGGAAGGTATCAGAAAAAGACATCATGCAGATCAGCGAGAAGTTCGATAGGCTAGATGCTGGCAACTGTGGGAAGATAACTCTTGCTGATCTTATGGAGCATCATCATTAA